In one window of Bdellovibrio bacteriovorus W DNA:
- a CDS encoding ABC transporter, ATP-binding protein (COG0488 ATPase components of ABC transporters with duplicated ATPase domains), translated as MALTLLQLQSGYKSFGTRTIFEDANFAINEGEHVGVIGPNGAGKTTLFKALVGQENLDQGIITKSHQLRLAYLEQESDWDINEKVEDYLAMNCITPIWDLKQFGLKLGLEERHFQSDLKELSGGYRMRVKLLYLIGLEPNLLLLDEPTNFLDLETLLVLENFLQEFKGAFLLISHDREFLRRVTDHILEVEAGDIVKFPGSLDDYFEQKAQLQAILEKQVLSQQAKKKSIMDFVTRFGAKATKARQAQSRLKALEKMEVIELKAAPTHSTILIPQASPTGKIILEAQGIDCGYGERTILSGVNLRVERGHHLGIVGLNGAGKSTLLKSLAEQIPLLKGEIKWGHQVSYSYFAQHTPEALNPQHTVLESLISAAHPEVTQQDVLNIAGSLLFSGENVQKKIHVLSGGEKSRVALGQMLLQKSPLLLLDEPTNHLDFDTVEALTNALEKYEGTVITVSHDRSFIARVANKILEINHGKLTLYPGTYDEYVWSLQKGILSERSEEVVSASKSKATHELSDTKFNYKAERKRLESEIKKAQKVFAESESLANKLAKERDEVLEKLAIVAGPEAADLGKALHEMSQKIEDLELIMLSSMESQDELEKELRQLVN; from the coding sequence ATGGCTCTTACTCTTTTACAGCTCCAATCTGGTTATAAATCTTTCGGAACTCGAACAATTTTTGAAGACGCAAACTTTGCCATCAATGAAGGCGAACACGTAGGTGTTATCGGGCCTAATGGTGCCGGCAAAACAACTCTCTTTAAAGCTCTCGTCGGCCAAGAAAATCTAGATCAAGGGATTATCACTAAATCTCATCAGCTTCGCCTTGCCTATCTTGAACAAGAGTCCGATTGGGACATTAACGAGAAGGTCGAAGACTACTTAGCCATGAACTGCATCACGCCCATCTGGGACTTAAAACAGTTCGGTCTGAAACTAGGTTTAGAAGAAAGACACTTTCAATCTGATCTCAAAGAGCTTAGCGGTGGTTACCGCATGCGAGTAAAGTTGCTATACCTCATTGGGCTTGAGCCCAATCTACTTTTACTGGATGAGCCGACGAACTTTCTTGATCTAGAAACTCTGCTCGTTTTAGAAAACTTTCTACAAGAGTTCAAAGGCGCTTTCCTGCTCATTTCCCATGACCGAGAATTTCTACGTCGAGTGACCGATCACATCCTAGAAGTCGAAGCCGGAGACATTGTGAAATTTCCTGGCAGTCTTGATGATTACTTTGAACAGAAAGCTCAACTTCAAGCGATTTTAGAGAAACAAGTTCTCAGCCAACAAGCCAAAAAGAAATCCATCATGGACTTTGTCACTCGCTTCGGTGCTAAAGCAACCAAAGCAAGACAGGCGCAAAGCCGACTCAAAGCACTTGAAAAAATGGAAGTCATCGAGCTCAAGGCAGCTCCGACTCATTCAACTATCCTCATTCCTCAAGCAAGCCCTACAGGGAAAATCATCTTAGAAGCTCAAGGCATTGATTGCGGTTATGGCGAAAGAACTATTCTTTCCGGTGTGAACTTGCGAGTTGAGCGCGGGCATCACCTAGGCATTGTGGGTTTAAACGGTGCGGGAAAATCGACTCTTTTAAAGTCTTTAGCGGAACAAATCCCACTTCTAAAAGGGGAAATTAAATGGGGTCACCAGGTAAGTTATTCATATTTTGCACAACATACTCCTGAGGCCTTAAATCCTCAGCACACCGTGCTTGAATCTCTGATCTCCGCCGCCCATCCAGAAGTAACACAACAAGATGTTCTCAATATCGCGGGGAGTTTGTTGTTCTCCGGTGAAAACGTCCAAAAGAAAATCCATGTTCTTTCTGGAGGAGAAAAATCCAGAGTAGCACTTGGGCAAATGCTCCTGCAAAAGTCACCTCTGCTCTTACTCGATGAGCCGACGAATCACCTGGATTTTGATACTGTAGAAGCTCTCACTAACGCTCTAGAAAAATATGAAGGCACCGTCATCACGGTCAGCCATGATCGTAGCTTCATTGCGCGAGTAGCAAATAAAATTCTAGAAATCAATCATGGGAAGCTCACACTTTATCCTGGAACCTATGATGAGTATGTTTGGAGCCTGCAAAAAGGAATACTCTCCGAGAGAAGTGAAGAAGTAGTTTCCGCTTCTAAGAGTAAAGCCACTCACGAATTAAGCGATACAAAGTTCAACTATAAGGCTGAAAGAAAACGTCTTGAGTCTGAAATCAAAAAGGCTCAAAAAGTTTTTGCTGAATCCGAATCTCTTGCCAACAAACTGGCGAAGGAACGAGATGAGGTTTTAGAAAAGCTCGCTATCGTTGCTGGACCAGAGGCTGCTGATTTAGGGAAAGCGCTCCACGAAATGAGCCAAAAGATTGAAGACTTGGAATTGATAATGCTAAGTTCGATGGAGTCTCAAGACGAACTCGAAAAAGAACTTCGCCAACTTGTGAACTAG
- a CDS encoding TonB-like protein (COG0810 Periplasmic protein TonB, links inner and outer membranes), with amino-acid sequence MKTLKWVIISIGLHLLLISGMGVWNDHLSTLSKSEILDLTLENIAGSPSGNKEIKTPARMAIKKNASSIQSSSPSSPTHSVNEADTETDGAESGASDGSGDTPWSEITELPKVLGEVKAHYPEAAKKAGVSGPVVLEITIDKHGKVESAKVISGPGSGLEEAALEAIYKFRFRPAKKLKEAVPVKIRYTYRFKLDIH; translated from the coding sequence TTGAAAACGTTAAAATGGGTTATTATTTCTATAGGTCTGCATCTTCTTCTGATCTCCGGAATGGGAGTTTGGAACGATCACCTATCTACGCTTTCAAAATCTGAAATTCTCGACCTCACTTTAGAAAATATCGCTGGAAGCCCTTCAGGCAATAAAGAAATTAAAACACCAGCCAGAATGGCTATAAAAAAGAATGCCTCTTCTATCCAAAGCTCCTCCCCCTCTTCTCCTACACACTCTGTTAATGAGGCCGACACCGAAACTGACGGCGCAGAATCAGGTGCCAGCGATGGCTCAGGCGATACTCCATGGAGTGAGATCACGGAGCTTCCGAAGGTTCTAGGCGAAGTGAAAGCTCACTATCCGGAGGCTGCAAAAAAAGCGGGAGTCTCTGGTCCCGTTGTGCTTGAAATCACAATTGATAAGCATGGCAAAGTTGAGTCTGCCAAAGTTATCTCTGGCCCTGGTTCAGGTCTTGAGGAAGCAGCACTGGAAGCCATTTACAAATTCAGATTCAGACCTGCAAAAAAATTAAAAGAAGCAGTCCCTGTTAAAATACGTTATACATACCGATTCAAACTCGATATCCATTAG
- a CDS encoding outer membrane receptor (COG4206 Outer membrane cobalamin receptor protein) — translation MNIKRQLLTTLAFLAVASQALAQEIPSFETVVEDVIFNTSTRTIIDEKTIRESRAPNITTLLSTQSNVTITNTPFQPNSIYIRGGDAGHILIIIDGIPFYDASTIQRTFNLNSLDVKSVRKIEIIKGSQTVLYGGQALSGVIKIDTIPTELEQRTTLQAQGGTHNMKDLAFTHTELTGSNRAMLLRGQGTWRDSQSPVLDSSKTYGRNTWNGEAAYAWKAAIDGHVKAQYIQELNWSPTSGMNYKIEDSDDFEQFYRQLAASTHLKFNELAWNPRLSFGVQNSARQFKQPQTLVNPFETDQDYNANLHSMRLDLTPVKTDKVQIHAGASYIYEQFRYKNKGVTQTDDFSEQRGIFAKADIEIDKNLSVSAGARAENWGDKNPIGTYQVGVTAFQNTKLEFSTGYKIPSLFQLYSDYGNPDLQEERAQQWALTQDIPINEFQNFSITLFNSEYSNLIVTRGGFPNLRYENVSKATSRGLELAYSLRSSDVSSWLFSYGYQEPRDADKHTWLLRRPLVNGSVRYMFSSRPHSASFELMGAGQRTDRITNTQTVMLPGYMTANASYSYQFDELLTLYVRVNNLANYRYQETYSYYTEGTSAYVGAEYIF, via the coding sequence GTGAATATTAAACGACAGCTCCTAACAACTCTTGCATTTTTAGCTGTTGCCTCCCAAGCCCTAGCTCAAGAAATTCCTTCTTTTGAAACAGTGGTCGAAGATGTGATCTTTAATACTTCCACTCGCACTATCATTGATGAGAAAACCATCCGTGAATCACGTGCGCCGAATATCACGACGCTGCTTTCAACACAGTCTAACGTGACAATCACGAACACCCCCTTTCAACCGAATTCCATCTATATTCGCGGCGGGGATGCCGGGCATATTCTTATCATTATCGATGGCATTCCGTTTTACGATGCCTCGACGATTCAGAGAACCTTCAATTTAAATTCTTTAGATGTTAAATCGGTTCGCAAAATTGAAATCATTAAAGGTAGCCAAACAGTTCTCTATGGAGGACAGGCTCTCAGTGGCGTGATTAAAATCGATACGATTCCAACTGAACTTGAGCAACGCACAACTCTGCAAGCCCAAGGCGGAACGCATAACATGAAGGACCTTGCGTTCACTCACACGGAACTCACGGGTTCTAATAGAGCTATGCTTCTACGTGGCCAAGGAACGTGGAGAGATTCTCAGTCACCCGTTTTAGACTCTTCTAAAACTTACGGACGTAACACTTGGAACGGAGAAGCAGCCTACGCATGGAAAGCTGCCATTGATGGGCATGTAAAGGCTCAGTACATCCAAGAGCTTAACTGGTCACCAACCTCTGGAATGAATTATAAAATTGAAGATAGTGACGACTTTGAACAGTTCTATCGTCAACTCGCTGCCTCGACACATTTAAAGTTTAACGAGCTTGCGTGGAATCCGCGATTGAGCTTCGGCGTTCAAAATAGCGCGCGCCAATTCAAACAACCACAAACTCTTGTAAATCCTTTCGAGACAGATCAGGACTATAACGCCAATCTGCATTCAATGCGTTTGGATTTAACTCCTGTAAAAACCGACAAAGTTCAAATTCATGCCGGAGCTTCCTATATCTATGAGCAGTTCCGCTATAAAAACAAAGGCGTTACGCAAACTGATGACTTCTCAGAACAGCGCGGGATCTTTGCAAAAGCAGACATTGAAATCGATAAGAATCTTTCTGTCTCTGCAGGCGCTCGTGCAGAAAACTGGGGAGATAAAAATCCTATTGGAACTTACCAAGTGGGTGTAACTGCATTTCAAAACACGAAGCTTGAGTTCTCGACAGGTTACAAAATTCCTTCCTTGTTTCAGCTCTATTCAGATTACGGGAATCCTGATCTTCAAGAAGAAAGAGCGCAACAGTGGGCTCTTACTCAGGATATTCCAATTAATGAATTTCAAAACTTCTCGATCACTCTCTTTAATTCTGAGTATAGCAATCTAATTGTGACTCGCGGTGGGTTCCCGAATCTGCGCTATGAAAATGTCAGCAAAGCAACATCGCGCGGATTGGAACTTGCTTACAGCCTACGTAGCAGTGATGTATCGTCTTGGCTTTTCTCTTACGGCTACCAAGAACCACGTGATGCGGATAAGCACACATGGTTATTAAGACGCCCATTGGTGAACGGAAGCGTGCGCTACATGTTCAGTTCGCGCCCTCACTCTGCCAGTTTTGAACTTATGGGAGCTGGACAACGAACAGATCGCATCACAAATACGCAGACCGTGATGCTTCCGGGGTATATGACCGCAAATGCCTCTTATAGCTATCAGTTCGACGAACTTCTGACTCTCTATGTGCGTGTGAATAACTTGGCAAACTATAGATACCAAGAAACTTACTCCTATTATACAGAAGGCACATCAGCTTATGTCGGAGCCGAATACATTTTCTAA
- a CDS encoding hydroxymethylglutaryl-CoA lyase (COG0119 Isopropylmalate/homocitrate/citramalate synthases) has translation MKDTVVLVEMGLRDGLQNEKNILSPETRIEFAQKLISAGVKRLELGSFVSPQWVPQMAGTDKVVAGAQELVRQKKVPKSTEFSVLVPNARGMHDAIASGVKEVAIFAACSESFSLKNINCSIAESFKRFEEVMELARKHKIKVRGYLSTCFGCPFEGKVSEDKVVRLAKKMHELGVYEISIGDTIGIANVGQVESLFKKLKKVVPTRKIAAHFHDTRGQALANILAAYKLGIRIFDTSVGGLGGCPYAPGAAGNVATEDVVFMFHGMGIKTGLKLEKLVEMNPWIAEQVLHPLPSKVGKVGPLKPLGRVTRPK, from the coding sequence ATGAAAGATACAGTCGTTTTAGTTGAAATGGGACTTCGCGATGGTTTGCAAAATGAGAAAAACATTTTGTCGCCAGAGACTCGTATTGAGTTTGCGCAAAAGCTTATTTCAGCAGGCGTGAAACGACTGGAGCTTGGATCCTTTGTTTCTCCTCAATGGGTTCCACAGATGGCGGGGACTGATAAAGTGGTAGCCGGAGCTCAAGAACTGGTTCGCCAAAAGAAAGTTCCTAAGAGCACAGAGTTTTCTGTATTGGTGCCGAATGCTCGAGGCATGCACGACGCGATAGCCAGTGGAGTGAAAGAAGTAGCTATCTTTGCTGCTTGTTCAGAGTCTTTTTCTTTAAAGAATATTAATTGTTCGATTGCGGAAAGTTTCAAACGCTTTGAAGAAGTGATGGAGCTTGCGCGCAAGCATAAGATTAAAGTGCGTGGTTATCTTTCGACTTGTTTTGGATGTCCTTTCGAAGGAAAGGTATCTGAAGATAAAGTAGTGCGTCTTGCAAAAAAGATGCATGAACTTGGCGTCTATGAAATTTCGATTGGTGACACGATTGGAATTGCAAACGTAGGGCAGGTAGAATCGCTCTTTAAAAAGTTAAAGAAGGTCGTGCCGACAAGGAAAATAGCAGCCCACTTCCACGATACACGCGGGCAGGCGTTGGCAAATATTCTTGCGGCTTACAAGTTAGGTATTCGTATTTTTGATACAAGTGTTGGTGGTTTGGGTGGTTGCCCTTATGCTCCAGGTGCTGCGGGGAATGTCGCCACTGAAGATGTGGTCTTCATGTTTCACGGAATGGGTATCAAGACGGGTTTAAAACTTGAGAAGCTTGTTGAGATGAACCCTTGGATCGCCGAGCAGGTTTTGCATCCTCTACCATCAAAAGTAGGCAAGGTAGGACCCTTAAAGCCTTTAGGGCGAGTGACTCGCCCTAAGTAA
- a CDS encoding acyl-CoA carboxylase subunit alpha (COG4770 Acetyl/propionyl-CoA carboxylase, alpha subunit), whose protein sequence is MEVSVKIKGVEHKVQAELIGTELWVHHAGRTFNVDTQSGRKSRKKAAGGKSNQILAPMPGKITKLLLNPETVVQAGQAVLVMEAMKMEYTLKSDIEGVIESIHCEVGDQVTLGKVLVKLKAKADT, encoded by the coding sequence ATGGAAGTATCAGTAAAAATCAAAGGTGTAGAGCACAAGGTTCAAGCGGAGCTGATTGGAACAGAACTCTGGGTTCACCATGCAGGACGAACCTTTAATGTGGATACTCAGTCAGGACGAAAGTCTCGTAAGAAGGCAGCAGGGGGGAAATCTAATCAGATCCTAGCTCCAATGCCTGGTAAGATTACGAAATTACTTCTGAACCCTGAAACTGTCGTTCAGGCAGGGCAAGCGGTTCTTGTGATGGAAGCTATGAAAATGGAGTACACTCTGAAGTCAGATATCGAGGGTGTGATCGAGAGCATCCATTGTGAAGTGGGAGATCAAGTAACGCTCGGAAAAGTCCTTGTGAAATTAAAGGCAAAAGCCGATACGTGA
- a CDS encoding pyruvate carboxylase (COG0439 Biotin carboxylase): MSQFKKIAIANRGEVAVRIIKACEEMGIETVLLHSEADIGSRAYRMATKTICIGPAPTAESYLNIEANINGALAMGAEAIHPGFGFLSENADFAEAVEKSGLKFIGPSAEAIRALGDKVHCKALAKQAGLPLVPGYEGENQDVAHLVKEAERIGYPVIVKAAAGGGGRGMKLIKSSAEAVELIESAQREAQSAFGSPKVFLEKYLDRAKHIEFQVFGDSTGHVIHFFDRECSVQRRHQKIIEEATSPSLTDELRRKMGEAACAIAKLGKYKNAGTVEFLLQDGEFYLLEVNTRLQVEHPVTEEVMGVDLVKMQILTAQGDFVHDPKQIRAPRGHSIECRIYAENPYMGGVPSTGLLGKVSWPEGPGRRYEYGFEKGDTITPFYDPMIAKVIVWDENRPRAIQKMIRVLRDSVVFGVHTNIPYLIEILSHAEFVNGKMTTRFIETYFADALKAPEMGELEKEISAQVLKALRQNESSDVLVSSPWMTYWRGV; the protein is encoded by the coding sequence ATGTCTCAGTTTAAAAAAATTGCGATCGCCAATCGTGGCGAAGTTGCTGTTCGTATTATTAAAGCCTGTGAAGAGATGGGAATCGAAACAGTTCTTCTTCATTCAGAAGCAGATATCGGTTCTAGAGCCTATCGCATGGCCACGAAAACTATTTGTATTGGTCCTGCCCCGACAGCTGAAAGCTATTTAAATATTGAAGCCAATATTAACGGCGCTCTCGCTATGGGAGCAGAGGCTATTCACCCCGGGTTTGGTTTTCTTTCCGAGAATGCGGACTTTGCTGAAGCTGTTGAAAAATCAGGATTGAAATTTATCGGCCCCAGTGCAGAAGCGATTCGCGCCCTTGGTGATAAGGTCCACTGTAAGGCTTTAGCTAAACAGGCGGGTTTGCCACTAGTGCCTGGTTATGAAGGTGAAAATCAAGACGTTGCTCATCTTGTAAAAGAGGCGGAGCGTATCGGTTATCCTGTGATTGTGAAAGCGGCTGCCGGTGGCGGTGGGCGCGGGATGAAACTCATTAAGTCTTCAGCAGAAGCTGTGGAGTTGATTGAGTCTGCGCAGAGGGAAGCTCAGTCGGCATTCGGTTCGCCGAAAGTTTTCTTAGAAAAGTATTTAGATCGCGCCAAACACATTGAATTTCAAGTGTTCGGCGATAGTACGGGCCATGTGATTCACTTTTTTGATCGTGAATGTTCTGTACAAAGACGTCATCAAAAGATTATCGAAGAAGCGACTTCGCCTTCGCTGACAGATGAGCTTCGCCGTAAAATGGGTGAGGCAGCTTGCGCTATTGCAAAATTAGGCAAATATAAAAATGCAGGCACTGTTGAATTCTTGCTACAGGATGGTGAGTTCTATCTTCTAGAAGTGAATACGCGCCTTCAAGTAGAGCATCCGGTGACTGAAGAAGTGATGGGTGTGGATCTTGTGAAGATGCAAATTCTGACAGCTCAAGGTGACTTCGTTCATGATCCGAAACAAATCCGTGCTCCTCGCGGTCATTCGATTGAATGCCGAATTTATGCTGAAAATCCTTATATGGGAGGAGTGCCTTCTACTGGTCTTCTTGGTAAGGTTTCTTGGCCAGAAGGCCCAGGACGTCGCTATGAGTACGGCTTTGAAAAGGGTGATACCATCACACCATTTTATGATCCGATGATCGCCAAGGTGATTGTTTGGGATGAAAATCGTCCTCGCGCGATTCAGAAAATGATCCGTGTGCTTAGAGACTCGGTAGTTTTTGGTGTGCATACAAACATTCCTTACTTGATCGAAATTTTGTCTCACGCGGAATTTGTGAATGGCAAAATGACAACACGATTTATTGAAACTTATTTTGCCGATGCTTTGAAGGCTCCAGAAATGGGAGAACTTGAAAAAGAAATCTCTGCTCAGGTTCTAAAAGCGTTAAGACAAAATGAATCTTCGGACGTACTGGTATCGTCTCCGTGGATGACGTACTGGAGAGGTGTTTAA
- a CDS encoding enoyl-CoA hydratase/isomerase family protein (COG1024 Enoyl-CoA hydratase/carnithine racemase): MKNIVVTELDHVAYVKLSRAEVRNAFNPEMIEEITSAFKSFNSRQDLKAVVLAGDGKSFCAGADLNWMKEMVNYSFEENKKDSLKLFEMFEAIADCELPVIGQIHGAAFGGALGLVAVCDEVIAEEATQFCFSEVKLGIAPAVISAFVLKKAVAGKVRPLMLSGVVFNAHTAQQSGLVTEVVANGEAHTAVQKVLGSYLAAGSEAVRETKKMLNKMSSMNWQEQKDLTTEVIAQRRASAEGQEGLKSFLEKREPAWRVK; encoded by the coding sequence ATGAAAAATATTGTCGTTACTGAATTAGATCATGTTGCTTACGTAAAACTTTCCAGAGCGGAAGTTCGCAATGCTTTTAATCCAGAGATGATTGAAGAGATCACATCTGCCTTTAAGTCTTTCAACTCTCGACAAGACTTAAAAGCCGTTGTTCTTGCTGGGGATGGGAAGTCCTTCTGTGCGGGAGCCGATCTGAACTGGATGAAGGAGATGGTGAATTATTCTTTTGAAGAAAATAAGAAGGATTCACTGAAGCTTTTTGAAATGTTTGAAGCGATTGCTGATTGTGAGTTACCAGTGATTGGGCAGATTCACGGAGCTGCTTTTGGTGGAGCCCTTGGCTTGGTGGCTGTTTGTGATGAAGTGATCGCCGAAGAAGCGACACAGTTTTGCTTTAGCGAAGTGAAATTGGGAATTGCTCCGGCAGTTATTAGTGCCTTTGTCTTAAAGAAAGCTGTTGCCGGAAAAGTACGACCGCTGATGCTATCGGGTGTTGTATTCAACGCTCACACTGCTCAACAGTCTGGTTTAGTGACTGAAGTGGTCGCTAATGGTGAGGCTCACACGGCCGTACAAAAAGTTTTAGGTTCTTATTTAGCGGCGGGTTCAGAAGCTGTTCGCGAAACAAAGAAAATGTTGAATAAAATGTCTTCAATGAATTGGCAGGAACAGAAAGATTTAACAACTGAAGTGATTGCCCAACGTCGCGCAAGCGCCGAGGGACAAGAAGGGTTGAAATCTTTTTTAGAAAAGCGTGAACCAGCTTGGAGAGTAAAATAA
- a CDS encoding 3-methylcrotonoyl-CoA carboxylase beta subunit (COG4799 Acetyl-CoA carboxylase, carboxyltransferase component (subunits alpha and beta)), with amino-acid sequence MEILESNIETGSKDFKANEEAMRAIVQDWRQKVDLVKQGGGEDSIRKHKSRGKLTARERIEALVDDSSAFLEFSTLAAWDMYEGQAPGAGVVTGIGIIHGTECVIVANDATVKGGTYFPMTVKKHLRAQEIAFENGLPCIYLVDSGGAFLPMQADVFPDRDHFGRIFYNQARMSAVNIPQIAVVMGSCTAGGAYVPAMSDETVIVKNNGTIFLGGPPLVKAATGEVVDAQELGGAQVHCEVSGVTDHFAEDDEHAIEITRSIVANLNHRRAVTLKTLPIEEPLYNSKDIYGIIPKDSRIPFDVREVIARIVDGSRLHEFKPLYGKTLVTGFAHIWGMPVGIIANNGVLFSESALKAAHFIELCEQREIPLIFLQNITGFMVGKKYENEGIAKHGAKMVMAVSNARVPKFTVVIGGSYGAGNYGMCGRAFQPRQLWMWPNAKISVMGGEQAANVLLTVKMDQMAAKKQSMSIDEQTEFKRPTLEKYEYESAASYSSARLWDDGIIDPVDTRRVLALGISASLNKAWGDRLQGVFRM; translated from the coding sequence GTGGAAATTTTAGAGTCGAATATTGAAACAGGTTCAAAAGATTTTAAAGCCAATGAAGAAGCCATGCGCGCTATCGTGCAAGACTGGCGTCAGAAGGTAGATCTTGTAAAACAAGGTGGCGGAGAAGACTCCATTCGCAAACATAAGTCGCGCGGTAAACTAACGGCGCGTGAAAGAATCGAAGCCCTTGTTGATGATAGCTCCGCATTTTTGGAATTCTCTACGCTTGCAGCTTGGGACATGTATGAGGGCCAAGCGCCAGGTGCTGGTGTAGTTACTGGGATTGGTATCATTCATGGTACAGAGTGCGTGATTGTTGCTAATGATGCGACTGTAAAGGGTGGGACGTATTTCCCTATGACGGTAAAGAAGCATCTTCGCGCGCAGGAAATTGCTTTCGAAAATGGACTTCCATGTATTTATCTTGTGGACTCTGGTGGAGCGTTCTTGCCAATGCAAGCAGATGTGTTTCCAGATCGTGATCACTTCGGAAGAATTTTCTATAATCAAGCGCGCATGTCGGCGGTGAATATTCCGCAGATCGCAGTTGTCATGGGTTCTTGTACAGCAGGTGGAGCTTACGTTCCCGCGATGAGTGACGAAACGGTGATCGTAAAAAATAATGGAACTATCTTCTTAGGTGGTCCTCCTTTAGTGAAGGCAGCGACAGGGGAAGTCGTCGACGCACAAGAACTCGGTGGAGCGCAAGTTCACTGCGAAGTCAGTGGTGTGACAGATCACTTTGCTGAAGATGATGAACACGCGATTGAAATTACTCGCTCTATCGTTGCGAACCTCAATCATCGTCGTGCAGTCACTTTAAAAACTCTGCCGATTGAAGAGCCCCTTTATAACTCTAAAGATATTTACGGAATTATTCCTAAAGACAGTCGTATCCCATTTGATGTTCGCGAAGTGATCGCGCGCATTGTAGACGGAAGTCGCCTGCACGAGTTTAAACCACTCTACGGAAAAACTTTAGTGACAGGCTTTGCTCATATCTGGGGAATGCCAGTGGGGATCATTGCGAACAACGGAGTTTTATTCAGCGAAAGTGCTCTGAAGGCAGCGCACTTCATTGAGCTTTGTGAACAAAGAGAGATTCCTTTGATCTTCTTGCAAAACATCACTGGCTTCATGGTTGGAAAAAAATATGAAAATGAGGGAATTGCTAAGCACGGCGCTAAAATGGTGATGGCCGTTTCTAATGCTCGTGTTCCTAAGTTCACTGTGGTTATCGGTGGATCTTATGGAGCTGGTAATTATGGAATGTGCGGAAGAGCCTTCCAGCCACGCCAACTTTGGATGTGGCCAAATGCTAAGATCAGCGTGATGGGTGGCGAACAAGCAGCCAATGTTCTTTTGACCGTAAAAATGGATCAGATGGCGGCAAAAAAACAATCCATGTCTATCGATGAGCAAACAGAATTTAAACGTCCGACATTAGAAAAGTACGAATACGAAAGTGCAGCATCCTATTCTTCGGCACGCCTTTGGGATGACGGTATCATTGACCCTGTTGATACACGCAGAGTTTTAGCTCTGGGTATTTCAGCAAGTCTTAACAAAGCCTGGGGTGACAGACTTCAGGGTGTGTTTAGGATGTAA
- a CDS encoding hypothetical protein (COG2050 Uncharacterized protein, possibly involved in aromatic compounds catabolism): MNQQWLTILMSKGIELEQNLRSQLQTAKEGIKTQLESRGIKLNPADLAALIEDVSPNASNSALSYALDLLRPFSAGMGLRVSRLSDTQVEMVIPAKTRNMTENETLHEGALTTAAMEAAKLLWMRHALMGVFDVQITDVKAQFLKSEKTDCRVRLELSEQERELALGQVRDTRQGRSEMEVKIFDEQDQLVAEFVMTANLTHTPALA; the protein is encoded by the coding sequence ATGAATCAACAGTGGCTGACAATATTAATGTCTAAGGGGATTGAGCTTGAACAAAACCTTCGCAGCCAGTTGCAGACTGCCAAAGAGGGGATAAAAACCCAACTTGAGTCTCGGGGAATTAAGCTAAATCCGGCAGATCTTGCGGCTTTGATTGAAGACGTTTCTCCGAATGCTTCTAATTCTGCATTGAGTTACGCTCTTGATCTTTTACGTCCCTTCTCTGCAGGTATGGGTTTAAGAGTCAGTCGTCTTTCTGACACTCAAGTGGAAATGGTGATTCCAGCTAAAACTCGCAATATGACTGAAAATGAAACGTTGCACGAGGGAGCTCTTACGACAGCAGCCATGGAGGCGGCGAAACTTCTGTGGATGAGGCACGCGTTGATGGGTGTTTTTGACGTTCAAATCACCGACGTGAAGGCGCAATTTCTAAAATCAGAAAAAACAGATTGTCGTGTGCGTTTAGAATTGTCCGAGCAGGAGCGCGAGCTAGCCCTAGGTCAGGTGCGTGACACGCGCCAAGGGCGTAGTGAGATGGAAGTTAAAATTTTTGATGAACAAGATCAATTGGTGGCAGAGTTTGTGATGACGGCGAATCTGACGCACACACCTGCTCTTGCATAA